In the Bacilli bacterium genome, one interval contains:
- a CDS encoding GntR family transcriptional regulator produces the protein MSVEFNDREPIYIQIVDDFKRKLANGSYQPGQVIPSRRELAKRLGVNPNTVQRAYKEMEDAGWIRTIRGLGSVLADDPAVLASFKEELFVDMTRKFVESMLAHGKTGEEILKLVKQQLGMQ, from the coding sequence ATGTCTGTGGAATTTAACGATCGGGAACCGATATATATTCAGATTGTTGACGATTTTAAGCGCAAACTGGCCAACGGATCTTATCAGCCCGGTCAGGTAATTCCGTCGCGCAGAGAACTGGCCAAACGGCTGGGCGTGAATCCGAATACGGTGCAGAGAGCCTACAAAGAAATGGAAGACGCCGGTTGGATCAGGACAATCCGCGGCCTTGGCAGCGTGCTGGCCGATGATCCCGCGGTGCTGGCGTCCTTCAAGGAAGAACTTTTCGTCGATATGACGCGAAAATTTGTCGAGTCCATGCTTGCGCATGGCAAAACGGGCGAAGAAATTTTGAAATTGGTGAAACAACAATTGGGCATGCAATGA
- a CDS encoding Spx/MgsR family RNA polymerase-binding regulatory protein: MKVKIYQNPRCTSCRKAVKWLSDHQIEAEKIPIIEQPPNINELKQIIANSGLDVAKLFHKSGAAYRAFPKDKLREMTEEEQIALLAADGNLLRRPIITGDGKATVGFNEIEYAKTWGA, translated from the coding sequence ATGAAAGTGAAAATCTATCAAAATCCGCGCTGCACATCTTGCCGCAAGGCTGTCAAGTGGTTAAGCGATCATCAGATTGAAGCGGAAAAAATTCCGATTATCGAGCAACCGCCGAATATAAACGAACTCAAGCAAATCATTGCGAATAGCGGGCTGGATGTTGCCAAGCTTTTTCACAAATCGGGAGCGGCGTACCGCGCGTTTCCGAAAGACAAGCTGCGGGAAATGACGGAAGAGGAGCAGATCGCGCTGCTCGCTGCGGACGGAAATTTGCTGAGACGTCCGATTATTACCGGCGACGGCAAGGCAACGGTTGGTTTTAATGAAATAGAGTATGCGAAAACCTGGGGCGCATGA
- a CDS encoding SIMPL domain-containing protein (The SIMPL domain is named for its presence in mouse protein SIMPL (signalling molecule that associates with mouse pelle-like kinase). Bacterial member BP26, from Brucella, was shown to assemble into a channel-like structure, while YggE from E. coli has been associated with resistance to oxidative stress.) — MNAKKTLFVVVAAALALFIALPFVNGDREHAGGNNSVFAQSDNTDARTRTISVTGEGEIKVEPDVAYVSIGVQTEAATANEAQTANADAFADLQKMLANYAVDKKDIKTTNFSVQPQYQYGENQKPKIVGYTATHMIEVTYRKLDMLGAMLDDLSKAGANRVNNIRFGTEKQHEYELQALDKAMDNARAKANALAKNAGGSVKGVLNITQNGSSGPPQIYTNITAAAAKSLAAADTTTISSGQLTIQASVSVQFAF; from the coding sequence ATGAATGCGAAAAAAACGCTGTTTGTCGTCGTGGCGGCGGCGTTGGCATTGTTTATTGCCCTTCCTTTTGTCAATGGCGACAGGGAACATGCGGGCGGAAACAATTCCGTTTTTGCCCAAAGCGACAACACGGACGCAAGAACGCGCACGATATCGGTAACCGGAGAAGGAGAAATCAAAGTGGAGCCGGATGTCGCTTATGTGTCGATCGGCGTGCAGACCGAGGCGGCCACCGCCAATGAGGCGCAAACAGCCAATGCCGACGCTTTTGCGGATTTGCAAAAAATGTTGGCGAATTATGCGGTGGACAAGAAAGACATCAAGACAACGAATTTTTCCGTACAACCGCAGTATCAATATGGCGAAAACCAAAAGCCGAAAATTGTCGGTTATACCGCCACGCACATGATCGAAGTCACCTACCGGAAGCTGGACATGCTTGGCGCCATGCTCGACGATCTGTCCAAGGCAGGCGCAAATCGCGTCAACAACATCCGGTTCGGCACGGAAAAACAGCATGAATATGAATTGCAGGCATTGGACAAAGCGATGGATAACGCCCGCGCAAAGGCGAATGCGTTGGCCAAAAACGCTGGCGGTTCGGTAAAAGGCGTTCTTAACATCACGCAAAACGGCAGCTCCGGCCCGCCGCAAATTTACACAAACATTACCGCAGCGGCGGCAAAATCGCTTGCGGCGGCGGATACGACGACCATTTCATCCGGCCAATTAACGATTCAAGCGAGCGTAAGCGTGCAGTTTGCGTTTTAA